In Solanum stenotomum isolate F172 chromosome 6, ASM1918654v1, whole genome shotgun sequence, one DNA window encodes the following:
- the LOC125867308 gene encoding uncharacterized protein LOC125867308, with translation MSELVCVHLQPKFQQKSPSLSLLEFKPRFSYYYGPILRMNNTYKDLHNLSERTEVLYDEISDRIRREEINFCTHCAEHGRYCGIEELTMEDKEKLIGIQDSLKDLQNMLQFYQALESRQQRHRNGALVRLEASRMVLIDKLNKDPTWGNKLEVIDELKEYFGKGIKDALSFSENLAKTEQKQSKDEKEKKKSSSFLVICIKSLFNPWNWYRTTRIAAIALIVNIYRNRMQDKNKMSVPRLKIGYSDSQLAVTYGKG, from the exons ATGTCCGAGTTAGTTTGTGTGCATCTACAACCAAAGTTTCAGCAGAAATCACCTAGCTTGTCTTTGTTGGAATTCAAACCTAGGTTCTCTTATTACTATGGTCCGATTCTTCGG ATGAATAATACTTATAAAGATTTGCATAATCTTAGTGAGAGAACAGAGGTTTTATATGATGAGATTAGTGATAGAATTCGTCGCGAAGAAATTAATTTCTGTACACACTGTGCTGAACATGGTCGTTATTGCGGAATTGAAGAACTCACAATGGAAGATAAGGAGAAATTGATTGGCATTCAAGACTCATTAAAGGATCTTCAGAACATGCTCCAGTTCTACCAG GCATTAGAGTCTCGGCAGCAGAGACATCGCAATGGCGCGCTTGTCCGTTTGGAAGCAAGTAGAATGGTACTGATAGACAAATTAAATAAGGATCCAACATGGGGAAATAAACTAGAAGTGATTGACGAACTAAAAGAATATTTTGGCAAAGGAATTAAAGATGCATTGTCATTTTCTGAGAATTTGGCAAAAACAGAACAGAAACAGAGTAAAgatgagaaagaaaagaagaaaagttcaagTTTTTTGGTCATTTGCATAAAAAGTTTATTTAATCCATGGAATTGGTATCGTACGACAAGAATTGCTGCGATAGCATTGATCGTTAACATTTACAGGAATAGAATGCAAGATAAGAACAAGATGTCTGTTCCAAGATTGAAAATTGGTTATTCAGATAGCCAATTAGCTGTTACATATGGAAAGGGATAA